One window of the Ochrobactrum vermis genome contains the following:
- a CDS encoding IS30 family transposase, translated as MQRTYSHIDLDERRKIARWRMENISVETIAEKLGRHRSTIFRELKRNRFNDDEIKDLTGYYCTVADQKARERRSRQRKLIRFAHLRQSVVDRISHGWSPQQIAGRMRLERHPISVSHETIYQFVYSAEGRKDGLWKHLPERRTKRRPRHARRRHGRRFSPELSILHRPDVVAKRKQFGHWECDLIQFRKKFGKANVTSLVERVSRFTVLLRNNDRQSRAVMNGLITVLQPLPRIARRSITFDRGTEFTEWAYLQAGIGSQTWFCDPQSPWQKGTVENTNRRTRRWLPRDIDPLAITDRDLTFICSRLNNTPRKCLGYKTPAEIFRQKLVANRH; from the coding sequence ATGCAAAGGACCTACTCGCATATTGACTTGGATGAGCGGCGCAAGATCGCGCGCTGGCGTATGGAAAATATTTCTGTCGAAACTATCGCCGAGAAACTTGGCCGTCACCGTTCAACCATTTTCCGTGAGCTCAAGCGCAATCGGTTTAACGATGATGAGATCAAGGATCTGACCGGTTATTACTGCACGGTTGCGGATCAGAAAGCGCGTGAGCGGCGATCGCGGCAACGCAAGCTCATTCGTTTTGCTCATTTGCGTCAATCGGTTGTCGACCGCATAAGCCATGGGTGGTCACCACAACAGATTGCCGGCAGAATGCGGTTGGAACGTCACCCCATTTCTGTCAGCCATGAAACGATCTATCAGTTTGTCTATTCTGCCGAGGGTCGGAAAGATGGGCTTTGGAAGCATCTGCCCGAGCGCCGTACCAAACGACGGCCACGACATGCAAGACGACGTCATGGACGCCGTTTTTCGCCGGAACTGAGCATCCTGCACCGTCCAGACGTAGTGGCCAAACGCAAACAGTTTGGGCATTGGGAATGTGATTTGATCCAGTTTCGCAAGAAGTTCGGCAAGGCCAATGTAACGTCTCTGGTCGAACGGGTCAGCCGCTTTACCGTCCTGTTGCGCAACAATGATCGTCAGTCCCGTGCTGTCATGAATGGACTGATTACCGTGCTGCAACCCCTTCCCCGTATTGCACGCCGGTCGATCACCTTTGATCGGGGCACCGAGTTCACGGAATGGGCCTATCTGCAGGCCGGTATCGGATCGCAAACATGGTTTTGCGACCCACAATCACCCTGGCAAAAAGGCACTGTCGAAAACACCAACAGACGCACCAGACGCTGGCTTCCAAGAGACATCGATCCGCTGGCAATAACTGACCGGGATCTGACATTCATTTGCAGTCGCCTCAACAATACGCCGCGCAAATGTCTGGGTTACAAAACACCGGCAGAGATCTTCCGTCAGAAACTTGTCGCAAACAGACATTGA